The nucleotide sequence GTGATCACAATCATGATCATCGCCAAGTGATGGCGGGCGGCAATCAGCAAGACGCGGCCGAAGTCTTTCATCGCGGTTCGTGTCGTCCTTGACGCAGGTTGCATTGGAATGGGCGGCGGTCGATGCGCACCCGACGGGTCCGTTGGTTCAATGACCCATGGCTTGTAGCGAAGTGGACCGCCCAGGACCAGTCGGATTTCGGTCGGGGCAGATCATGCCAAGAAGCTCCGGCGTCGCCCGCCGCGCGGGGGTGTCGAAACACCGGGTGGGAAGAGATTGCCTGGACTCGGCACGCTTGCTGTGGCGTGTTTCACCGCGATTGGTTTCACGCTTCGGTCCGACCGATCGAGGATCGGTCTGTTTCACGCCACGGCACGACTTCACCGCGGCCGGGGGTGGTGGCTACACCGGCGATTCGGCGAGCGGTCTTTCGTCGACCACGGGCTGAGGATTGCTGCCGGAACCACAACGCCGCTGAAAATCTGGCCACACCAGTTCGTTCAGCAATTCTTCGCCAAGCGTGATCGTCTCGTTGACGTTCAGATTACCTTTGACGATGTGAGCCGAATTGAGTGCATAGAAACCTGGAACCGACGTGACCACCGGCGGTAATCGAGTGCTGTAGTCGACGGTCGACAGTGCGGCAACATATTTCGCACGGCTGACTTTGAAGTCAACGACGTCGTCGCGGCTGAAGTGGTCGTACATTTTCTCCAGTGTCGACAAACACTTCTCCTGGTAATCTTCGTCCGATTCATTGAGCCCCGGATGATCGTCGGGCAAGTACTTGGGCAGGTAAACCAAATGGTGGCCACCCAGTTCCTGCTGTGGATCCACGATGGTGGACATTTCAATCACCGCGGTCAGCGGGACCCACGTGTCGGTGATGTTCGTGACGTAGTACTGGCTGATCGGTTTTCTAAGCAGCATCGATGCACACACGACACCCAGGTATCGGATGTTCGCGTGCCGCGATTTTTCTTCCTCGGTCAGACAGGGACACGTTTTCGCGATCAGCGGCGACGCGATGGTCGACACCACGTTGTCAAAATTTTCTTGGGTGCCGTTGGCAAACGTCACGTCCAAACCACCCCCTTCGGCCGAACGGATTTCACTTACCGGATGACCGGAAAGCAGTCGCACGCCACGCTCGGTCAACGTTTCCGCCAAGCGATCCAAGACCCGTGCATATCCGCCGGGGACATATCCGAACATCTCGGTTTTCATGCCGCTGCGACGAGCTTTGTACATTCGTGCGGTGTGAGCCCAAATGAACGCGGCGGAAGTTTGCGGATAGGCTTCGCCCAACTTGGCCTTCAGCAACGGCAACCAGATCTTTTCAAAGACTCGGTTCCCCGACCAACGACGCAACCATCGTTCAACGGTTAGCTTTTCCAGTCGTCGCCAGTTTTTGATTTTCGATGCATAGAAAATCGTTCCGCCCAGCCGCAGCTTTTGAATCAAGTTCAGCGGGGGGAACCGCAGGAATTCCCCGGTGTTGCTCATCGAAAGCAGTTCGCCGTCGGTGTAGAAACCAGTCTTGGTTTCTACCCACTGCATTTCACTTTCCAAACCGATATCTGAAAGCAGATCACGCAGCTTGGTGTCGCTAAGCAGCGTGACGTGATAGAAGCGATCCCAGACCACGTCGCCCAATTGCCAGGCGCTGGTCAGACCACCGAACTGTGGTGCCGCCTCGGCGACCGTTACCTTCTGGCCACGGTTGACCAAGTCCATCGCCAATTTCAATCCCATCACACCACCGCCGACCACCAGCCAGTGCTGTTGTGCTGGACGGGACGTAGAGGGTTCAACGTCGTTGATGCGATTCATCGGCTGATGCAGTGCGCGTGTGAATGAACGTCTGGCTTCCGACGCAACGCTTACTTTGACGCGCCGCCAAAGCGGTGACGTCCCAGCATTTTCAGCGTCAACCAAATGGTCCGGAACACTCGCATTTTGCTGTCACCACCTTTCTGGTCATAACGCAAACGCAGCGGTGCTTCGCCGAACAAACAACCTTGCTTGCGAAGCTTCAACAGCACATCGGCCATACAAGAGAATCCTGTTTCGCCGACAAAGTCATCGCCATACCTGGCGAAAGCATCACGAATCACACCGGCCCGATAGGCACGGAAACCGGATGTGTAATCGCGGACGCCGCGTGTGGGAAACAGCATCGTAAACAGCACGCGTGCGCCGACGCTTAAGAAATGCCGTTCGATCGGGACACCCACGACTCGAGCACCGGGCTGGAATCGCGATGCGATGACGACATCACATCCTTCGTGGATCATGCGGACCATTCGATCGATCAGACCCGGTGGATGCGTGTTGTCCGCGTCCATCGTGATGATGATGTCGCGTTCGCCGGCGCGATCGACCGCTTCGCGTAATCCATCACGCAACGTGATGCCCAAGCCTTGATTGACTTTGTGTTGGACCACGTGGACCGGCATCTGATAAGACATCTGCGCCGCGATGCGGGCGGTGTCATCGGCGCTGCCGTCATCGACAATGACGACTTCATACGGCAGACCGCTATCGGCGAACGCTTCGCCCACACGCTCCAACAGTTCCGGCAACGCTTCTTCTTCGTTATACGCCGGCAGAGCTAGAAAAACTTTGGAAGGTCGGAAACGGATCGACTGGTGAGAATCCGTCGCGGTGCGGGGCGACGTGGTCGGCATTCCGACGACCGAATCGGATGGATCTGGAGGTAGCGGCTTGGGCATCTGGCAATTGGCTAAACAAGGTGTGTCACAACAAAGCTGCGGGCAATCTACAGTCGCGTAATTCCGCCACAACGTCCGTAGTCGGTGTCAGCTCGGTCCGCACAAATGCCCCGATTTGATTGATTTCCGACCGCTTTCTGGACAGAGGTGGTGCCGCTGTGGGTGCTCAGTCTAACTGCGGCTTTCCGCATCACAAGTTATAGAGAATCGCCCGACTGTGCTGATTCTGAGCATCCGGCTGTTTCGTTCAACATTGATGGCGTGGCGATCGGGCGTCGAGGCCAACCTAAGACCGAAAGAGCAACCATTAGCACTGTTAAACCGACGCCGCTGACGCCAGTGACCACTCCGAAGGCGGGCCCACTGAATCCATCAAACTTCATCAAAAACCAACGTGTGGAAAGAACGTTGAAAAGCGGGATGAACATCAACGCCAGCAGAAAACCGCGGGTCGTCGGCGACATCAACGACCAGGGGCGGCGCAGCGCTGCGATGACGGCGGTCGCCGGCAGGACCAGCAACAGTGCGTCATAAGATTGGTGGTACACCGAAACCAACGATGTCACCAGGATCAGAGCACCGGTCAGCCCACCAAGGCCGTCATCGATCCCGCTTTTTCGGCGTCGGTGTAGCACCCACATTGGCCCGGCCAACAGAAGCCCCATGACACCCAAATGAGTCGCATCACCGGGATTCAAGTTTCCCCACTTGGCGATGACCGCAAGCAGGTCCAGACGCGTCCAGGAGAAGAACGGAGATTCGTCGACTTGGCCCCGATGGGTCGCCTGTGTTTCAGCGATCTGGTCCAACAAGATTTGAAATCCTGAGGCGATGTCGCCGTCGCCCTGATGCGATGCCAACCACAGTAGTGGCAACACGGCCATGACGACGCTGATCGCGGCACCATAGATCAGTGACTTTCGGTTGCCGCGGGCCAAAAGCAAGAAACCGATGGGAAGGATATAGGTCGGCTTCGCGCTGACGACGGCCAACGCCACCGCCGCTTTCCAGGGCGAACGGTTGCCCCAGTGAATCGCGAGAAACGTCGCCAAAATCAGTTCCAGGGTGAAGTAGCCGTTGAAGATCGTGACGTGTCCGCTGCGTGTCACGCTCATCGCAAAAGCGATCACCAACAACGCATCCAAACGATGCGGCCAACCGGCTTGGGATGCGATCACCCCGGCGATCCACAACAACAACAATAAATTGATCCCGGTGAAGACCGCTTCGGCCGCGTGTAACGGCAGCCAAGTCAGCGGTGCATGCAACACCAGAATGCCCGGCGAAAAGAACGGGATCGGACGTTCCACCGGGAACTGTGCGACATAGTCTTGCCCGTAGGGGCTGATGCCCGACACCAGCGACATTGCCGGAAAATAGACACCGTTGTGGAAGTCACACAGGCCTTGCTTACTGGCGTCAAACGGTCCGGGCGTTTGATACTGAACGACGATTCGTGCGATGGTCAGCGCGAACGTCAACGACAGCAGCAACCCTGCGGAAAGTGCGACGGCCGGTCGGCCGACGCGCCATTTCGCGGTTTCTGCGTTGCGTTGGATCCGGTCCGGTGGCGACGCGGATTCGCTGACGGTCGACGACCAAGCCAAAATGAAAGACTTTGAATGCGAGGGGGATGTGCCAAGACAGGGGGCTGACGACTAAAAAGCAAGGAGTGGCATCCGTTCGGTGGGGCGGCATCAATGCATTGCGACCGGAATGCTGTCGTCGGCATCCAGTGTCGTTACCGCCGCCGGCGGACTCCACCCTGAAACCTAGCGCGCTTTCAGTGATTCGCGCGCTGCAATCGGTAAAACCGCCACGACCGGAACGTCCCGCGATGGCTACGGCGTTGCCGCGCTTGTTTGAAGCGCCATCCGGCGTGACGCGCCTCCGTGACGGGCGGAGATCCGATTCAGCGACCCAGCAAGGCTTCGGTCGCGGCCCGGATGTCGGCTTGTCGCATCAACGATTCGCCGACCAAGACCGCTTTGACACCGCCCTGGCCCAGCATCTGGACGTCATCATGGGTGCGAATACCGCTTTCGGCCACCAGCAACCGGTCCTCGGGGATGACCTGTCGCATTCGCAGTGTGTGATGCAGATCCGTTTTGAAAGTCTTCAAGTCGCGGTTGTTCACACCCACCAGTTTGGTACCGGTGTCCAGCACGGAATCCACGTTGTCGGGATCGAACAACTCGATCAGGGTGTGCATGCCCAATTCAGCCGCATGATCGTGCAGATCTTTCAGTTGGCTTGGATCCAAACACTCGGCGATCAGCAACACGCAGGACGCACCGGCGGCGCGAGCCTGAAGAAGCTGGTAGGTATCAACGATGAAATCCTTACGCAGCACGGGCAACTGCACGACATCGGCGACCTGGTGCAGGTAGTCCAACGATCCTTGAAAGAACGGTTCGTCGGTCAAAACGCTCAGGCAACTGGCACCGCCGCTTTGATAGGCACGCGCGATTTCAACCGGATCAAAGTCTTCACGGATCAGGCCCGCCGATGGACTGGCCCGCTTGACTTCGGCGATCAAGTTCACGTCGGGTCCGGCTGCCAATGCTGCGTAGAAATCCAGACAGGGACCCTGCTGGTCGATGGCATCGCGGAGTTGCGACTCGGAGACTTTGGAACGATCGCGCTCAATGGTTTCACGCGTCCGGGCGACGATCGTTTCAAGAATGTTCATCGTGACGTTGGCTGGGGATGCGGACCGATGCGATTGGCTTGCCGTGGTGCCCCGCCGGCACATGCGCTGAATCAGTGTTTAAAGTGACGCCGACCGGTCAGCACCATTGGCAAATCATGTTCATCACACGCTTCGATCACTTCGTCGTCGCGACGTGAACCCCCGGGCTGGACGATGGCAACCACACCGGCATCGGCGGCGGCTTCGATCGAATCGGGAAACGGAAAGAACGCATCGCTGCCCAACACCGAACCGGCGACGCGATCGCCCGCTTTTTTGATGCTGATTTCGACGCTGTCGACACGGCTCATCTGCCCCGCCCCGACGCCGACCAGCGATGTGTCGCGGGCCAGCACGATGGCGTTGCTTTTGACGTGTCGGACCATTTCCCAAGCGAAGGAAATATCGTCCCACATTTCACTGGGCACTTGTGCCTCGGTGGCTGTTTTCCATTGCAGCGGTGCGCTGGTCATGCGGTCGGCATCTTGAACCAGCATGCCACCGCTGATGAATCGTTTCGCCAGCCCGCTGGGTTGATCATCCAAACGGCCCACCTGCATCAAGCGGACGTTGTCTTTCCAACGTGGCTTGGACGTCAGCAAGCCGACCGCGCCGGCCTGGAAATCGGGCGCGACGATCGCTTCGATGAACAGCCCCGGTTGGCAAAGCAGTTCGGCGGTTTCCACGTCGACGGTGCGGTTGAAACCCAGCACACTGCCGAAGGCCGAAAGCGGATCACCGTCCAATGCCTTTTGACAGGCGTTGGCCAGTTTCGTGTCCGTTGCCGCACCACACGGATTGTTGTGCTTGATCACCGAAACGGCTGGTTGTGCGAAACCGCGAACGATTTCCAAAGCCGAATCCAGATCCAACAGGTTGTTGTAGGAAAGCTCTTTGCCGCTGATTTGACGAGCGGCGACCAGGTTGGCTGAACGGACCGAAGGGTCCAAGTAAAGCGCCGCACGTTGGTGCGGGTTCTCGCCGTATCGCAATTGTGATTTGCGTCGCAGGGTCAGGTGCATCGATGCCGGGAAATCACCGCTGATCGATTCGCCCAGCATGTAATCGGCGATCGCGCGATCATAGGTCGCGGTGTGATCAAAAGCCTCGGCGGCAAGCTGCTTTCGCAAATCGACGGTCGTGCCGCCATGTTCTTGCAGTTGGTCCAGGATGTCGCCGTACTGTTCACTGCTGGTGGCCACCGCAACGTCGCGATGATTCTTGGCCGCCGCCCGCACCAAACTGGGACCGCCGATGTCGATTTGTTCGATGCATTCTTCGCGGGTCGCACCGACGCGCGATGCCGTTGCTTCGAAGGGATACAGGTTGACGACGACCAAATCGATCGGCTCGATGTCGTGTTCCTGGATCGCATCGACGTGTTCGTCGTTATCGCGAATCGCCAAGATGCCGCCGAAAATCTTGGGGTGCAGCGTTTTGACGCGGCCGTCCAACATCTCCGGAAAACCGGTGTATTCGGCGACGTCCAAGACCTCCACACCGCACTCTTCCAAGTGACGCCGTGTGCCGCCGGTGCTGTAAATCGTTACACCGGCCCGTTGCAGCCCGGTCGCCAGATCAGCCAACCCCATTTTGTCGCTGACACTGATCAAGGCACTTTGAATGGGGACGACGTCCGACACTGGATTCATACTGCGGTGTTGGGGTAAACAAAAACGGCGAAAACGTTTACGGCGCGCCGCCCACTGTGACCGAAGGCGGGGGAATCGGCAAGCTGTCCGGCGGATCGAGGCGGCGAAATTCAACGCGGTTCGGGCAAATCCCAGGCGGCCGCGGTGAAGACTTCTGCGATCCGCTGCAGCGGGAAAAAGTGGTCACCCGGCAAGGTCTGCAGCCGCACCGGGGGCTCGGTGAAAAGGTCCCAACGTTGGACGTCCGCCAGACTGACCGCTCGGTCGTCGGTACCGACCATCGCCGTGACCGGGACCGGCAATGCAGCCGCATCCAAGTCGGGTCGATAACGTTCCAGCAATCCCAGATCGCTTCGCAACCCTGGAACGAAATGCGACCACGTTTCGTCGTTGTCCAAAATCTCTGGCGGCACGCCACCGAACAGCTCGTCCACCTGTTGCATCAACGATCGGTTATCCAACGTGTGCAACTCGGTTTGATGCGTCAATCGATCGGGGGCGGGAAACGACATCACGACCAGCCGCGCCGGCGAATGGCCCGCGTCGATCAAGCGTCGTGTGACTTCGTAGGCCAGCACCGATCCAAAGCTGTGGCCCAGAACGACGAAGGGAAGCCGACCGATTCCAAAGTCCTGCTGTAGGATCGCTGCGTACTGATCGGCCAGGGTGTGAAGTTCACCATCAAAGCGTTCGTCGATCGCGTCTTCACGCAGCGGTGTCACCGGGGTCAACAGTCGGATATCGGGCAAATCCGCCGCCGCGATCCGATCGACCGACTGGCGAACCCGATGGGCCAGCGTGTTGGATCCACCGCCGGCGTGATGAAACCAAACACAGTCGACCTTGGGATCCGAACCGCCGGTGTCGATCTGCCGGAACCTTGGTTGGTACGCTTTCAAAGTCGAATCCGGGTTGTCAGACATGAGGGATCGTGGGATGGACCGATCGGTTCGATGACGGCTGGAGACAGGCGGACAAGTGGGAATGACCGATGACCGCGGGATTCCGTTCGGGCAAAGTATCAGAGGCGAACGGGAACCCCGGCGTCACGCATGACGCGTTTGGTTTCTTCGATGGTGAATTGGCCAAAGTGAAAGATGCTGGCGGCCAGTGCCGCGTCGGCTTTTCCTTTCAAGATCGCATCGGCCAGATGACTCGGATGCCCCGCCCCACCGCTGGCCACCACTGGGATGTGAACGGCTTCGCTGACGGCCGATGTGATGGGCAAGTCGTACCCGTCACAAGTGCCGTCGGCATCCATGCTGGTCAACACGATTTCGCCGGCACCCAACGATTCGACTTCTTTCGCCCAAGCCACCGCTTCGAGTCCGGTCGGTGTTCGGCCGCCGTTGATGTGCACTTCCCAAAACTCTTGTCCGTCGCGGTCGACACGTTTGGGATCGATGTTGACGACGATGCACTGGCTGCCGAATCGGTCCGCCGCTTTGCGAACGAAGTCCGGATCTTTGCAGGCCGCGGAATTGATCGAGACCTTGTCGCACCCGGCTGACAACAGACTGCGAACGTCGTCGATGGTTCGGACGCCACCGCCGACGGTCAGCGGCATGAAGACCTGTTCGGCAGTCCTTCGAACCACGTCCAGGATGATGTCCCGTTCTTCGTGGCTGGCCGTGATGTCCAGATAGACCAGTTCATCGGCGCCCTCAGCCTCGTATCGCTGGGCGACTTCGACCGGATCACCGGCGTCACGCAAATTGACAAAGTTGGTGCCTTTGACGACGCGGCCTCCGTGGACGTCTAAGCAAGGGATCACTCGGGCGGCAAGCATGGCAGGGTCGTAATCGGCAGCGGCGCTGGAATTAAAAAACGAAATTCGGAAACATCAACGGGCCGGTGGATCTGAATTGATCCCAGTGGATCTGAATCAAAAATCGGCACGCAGGTTCGGACAACGTACCGCGAAAATCGGTCGGATCCCAGATCCCGCGACTCGGTGCCGATACGTGGCCCCCGAACGGGAAATCGCGGGGCTATCGTTCGCGCAGCACCATCGCCGCCGTCCGTTGGCACTGGGAAAGGTATCCGCCGCCGAACAAATTCAAATGGTTCAGCAGATGATAAAGCACGTACAACTGAACGCGTCGCCGCCATCCATCGGCCAGGGGGCGAACGTCTTGATAGGCATCATAAAATTCGCGTGGACATGATCCGAACAGTTGGATCATCCCAAATTCCGCTTCGCCGCACCCGCGATACACCGCGGGGTCGATCAATGCGACCCGCCCGTCGTTGGTGCACAGGTAATTGCCGCTCCATAAATCGCCGTGCAACAGACTGACGGTCGAATGACGCCCGGACAACAAATCATCCATGCGATCGATGACTTGTTGCACGTCTGATTTCAGTCGCGAGTCTGACCATCCGTTGTCGACCGCCAACTTCAACTGGTAACCGATGCGCTGTTGGGCAACAAAGGCCACCCAGCTTTCGCATGGCTGATTCCGCTGGATGGTGGCACCCAGGAAATTGTCCCGGTGCCAACCGTGCCGGTCATCGGTCGTCTCCGATGCGACGTGATGTTCGGCCAGTCGACGGCCGAACCCGGCAAAGAAATCAGCCGTCGGAGATTCTGATTGGATCCAGCGGGTGACCAGAAAGCTGTGGGATGCATCGACACCGGTCGCGATTGGTTCCGGGATGTGGATTACACCCGTCGATCGAAGTGCGTCCAAGCCGTCCCATTCGCAGGCAAAGTTCTCCGCGAAGTCGACCGTGTTGGTTTTGACGAACCAGGTGTCCGGTTGGTCTTGATCGCTAATGCCTCGGACACAGACGGCATCGCTGATGCAACCGCCACCCACCGAGTCGACCGAGTCGATCCGGCGAATTTGCGGAACGTGTCGGGGCAACCAATCTTTCAACATCATCGATGGTGTCGGCTACGTTTTAGACCACTGCGACATCCACGCTGACATACAAGTCGGCGGTTCCGCCGCCGATCGCGACGCCACGCATGGGGCTGACGTCGCGGTAGTCGCGCCCCAAACAAATCGGTATATGGTCACGACCCGCGATGCATCCGTTGGTCGGATCCAAATCCAACCAACCATGATCCAGGCCCACAAAGACACTGAGCCAAGCGTGCGATTCATCGGCACCGACCAGTTTTTCTTTCCCCGGTGGTGGCAGCGTCCGCAGGTAACCGCTGACGTATCGTGCCGCCAGCCCCATTGATCGCAGGCATGCGATTTGGACTTGGGCGAAGTCTTGGCAGACACCCGCCTTCAAATCAAATGACTGATGGACCGGCGTGTCCACGTTGGTTGCCGTGGTGTCGTAGCGGAAATCGGCGTGAATGCGACGCGTCAGATCTTCCACCGCGTCGTACAACGATTCGTGCGCATCAAACGACGGTTGGGCGTATTGGCGGTACCGTGCACCGATCGGAATCACGGGTGATGCGAAACGAAACTCGGCGACATCAAACAGGGCCAAGTCGATTGGTGTGGCCAAGTCGTCACAGACTTGTTTCCACGGAACGCCGCGAGCTTG is from Crateriforma conspicua and encodes:
- a CDS encoding NAD(P)/FAD-dependent oxidoreductase, translated to MNRINDVEPSTSRPAQQHWLVVGGGVMGLKLAMDLVNRGQKVTVAEAAPQFGGLTSAWQLGDVVWDRFYHVTLLSDTKLRDLLSDIGLESEMQWVETKTGFYTDGELLSMSNTGEFLRFPPLNLIQKLRLGGTIFYASKIKNWRRLEKLTVERWLRRWSGNRVFEKIWLPLLKAKLGEAYPQTSAAFIWAHTARMYKARRSGMKTEMFGYVPGGYARVLDRLAETLTERGVRLLSGHPVSEIRSAEGGGLDVTFANGTQENFDNVVSTIASPLIAKTCPCLTEEEKSRHANIRYLGVVCASMLLRKPISQYYVTNITDTWVPLTAVIEMSTIVDPQQELGGHHLVYLPKYLPDDHPGLNESDEDYQEKCLSTLEKMYDHFSRDDVVDFKVSRAKYVAALSTVDYSTRLPPVVTSVPGFYALNSAHIVKGNLNVNETITLGEELLNELVWPDFQRRCGSGSNPQPVVDERPLAESPV
- a CDS encoding glycosyltransferase codes for the protein MPTTSPRTATDSHQSIRFRPSKVFLALPAYNEEEALPELLERVGEAFADSGLPYEVVIVDDGSADDTARIAAQMSYQMPVHVVQHKVNQGLGITLRDGLREAVDRAGERDIIITMDADNTHPPGLIDRMVRMIHEGCDVVIASRFQPGARVVGVPIERHFLSVGARVLFTMLFPTRGVRDYTSGFRAYRAGVIRDAFARYGDDFVGETGFSCMADVLLKLRKQGCLFGEAPLRLRYDQKGGDSKMRVFRTIWLTLKMLGRHRFGGASK
- a CDS encoding glycosyltransferase family 87 protein, with translation MAWSSTVSESASPPDRIQRNAETAKWRVGRPAVALSAGLLLSLTFALTIARIVVQYQTPGPFDASKQGLCDFHNGVYFPAMSLVSGISPYGQDYVAQFPVERPIPFFSPGILVLHAPLTWLPLHAAEAVFTGINLLLLLWIAGVIASQAGWPHRLDALLVIAFAMSVTRSGHVTIFNGYFTLELILATFLAIHWGNRSPWKAAVALAVVSAKPTYILPIGFLLLARGNRKSLIYGAAISVVMAVLPLLWLASHQGDGDIASGFQILLDQIAETQATHRGQVDESPFFSWTRLDLLAVIAKWGNLNPGDATHLGVMGLLLAGPMWVLHRRRKSGIDDGLGGLTGALILVTSLVSVYHQSYDALLLVLPATAVIAALRRPWSLMSPTTRGFLLALMFIPLFNVLSTRWFLMKFDGFSGPAFGVVTGVSGVGLTVLMVALSVLGWPRRPIATPSMLNETAGCSESAQSGDSL
- the trpC gene encoding indole-3-glycerol phosphate synthase TrpC; this translates as MNILETIVARTRETIERDRSKVSESQLRDAIDQQGPCLDFYAALAAGPDVNLIAEVKRASPSAGLIREDFDPVEIARAYQSGGASCLSVLTDEPFFQGSLDYLHQVADVVQLPVLRKDFIVDTYQLLQARAAGASCVLLIAECLDPSQLKDLHDHAAELGMHTLIELFDPDNVDSVLDTGTKLVGVNNRDLKTFKTDLHHTLRMRQVIPEDRLLVAESGIRTHDDVQMLGQGGVKAVLVGESLMRQADIRAATEALLGR
- the purH gene encoding bifunctional phosphoribosylaminoimidazolecarboxamide formyltransferase/IMP cyclohydrolase produces the protein MNPVSDVVPIQSALISVSDKMGLADLATGLQRAGVTIYSTGGTRRHLEECGVEVLDVAEYTGFPEMLDGRVKTLHPKIFGGILAIRDNDEHVDAIQEHDIEPIDLVVVNLYPFEATASRVGATREECIEQIDIGGPSLVRAAAKNHRDVAVATSSEQYGDILDQLQEHGGTTVDLRKQLAAEAFDHTATYDRAIADYMLGESISGDFPASMHLTLRRKSQLRYGENPHQRAALYLDPSVRSANLVAARQISGKELSYNNLLDLDSALEIVRGFAQPAVSVIKHNNPCGAATDTKLANACQKALDGDPLSAFGSVLGFNRTVDVETAELLCQPGLFIEAIVAPDFQAGAVGLLTSKPRWKDNVRLMQVGRLDDQPSGLAKRFISGGMLVQDADRMTSAPLQWKTATEAQVPSEMWDDISFAWEMVRHVKSNAIVLARDTSLVGVGAGQMSRVDSVEISIKKAGDRVAGSVLGSDAFFPFPDSIEAAADAGVVAIVQPGGSRRDDEVIEACDEHDLPMVLTGRRHFKH
- a CDS encoding thioesterase II family protein, which gives rise to MSDNPDSTLKAYQPRFRQIDTGGSDPKVDCVWFHHAGGGSNTLAHRVRQSVDRIAAADLPDIRLLTPVTPLREDAIDERFDGELHTLADQYAAILQQDFGIGRLPFVVLGHSFGSVLAYEVTRRLIDAGHSPARLVVMSFPAPDRLTHQTELHTLDNRSLMQQVDELFGGVPPEILDNDETWSHFVPGLRSDLGLLERYRPDLDAAALPVPVTAMVGTDDRAVSLADVQRWDLFTEPPVRLQTLPGDHFFPLQRIAEVFTAAAWDLPEPR
- the hisF gene encoding imidazole glycerol phosphate synthase subunit HisF, translating into MLAARVIPCLDVHGGRVVKGTNFVNLRDAGDPVEVAQRYEAEGADELVYLDITASHEERDIILDVVRRTAEQVFMPLTVGGGVRTIDDVRSLLSAGCDKVSINSAACKDPDFVRKAADRFGSQCIVVNIDPKRVDRDGQEFWEVHINGGRTPTGLEAVAWAKEVESLGAGEIVLTSMDADGTCDGYDLPITSAVSEAVHIPVVASGGAGHPSHLADAILKGKADAALAASIFHFGQFTIEETKRVMRDAGVPVRL
- a CDS encoding fructosamine kinase family protein translates to MMLKDWLPRHVPQIRRIDSVDSVGGGCISDAVCVRGISDQDQPDTWFVKTNTVDFAENFACEWDGLDALRSTGVIHIPEPIATGVDASHSFLVTRWIQSESPTADFFAGFGRRLAEHHVASETTDDRHGWHRDNFLGATIQRNQPCESWVAFVAQQRIGYQLKLAVDNGWSDSRLKSDVQQVIDRMDDLLSGRHSTVSLLHGDLWSGNYLCTNDGRVALIDPAVYRGCGEAEFGMIQLFGSCPREFYDAYQDVRPLADGWRRRVQLYVLYHLLNHLNLFGGGYLSQCQRTAAMVLRER
- a CDS encoding transglutaminase-like domain-containing protein translates to MMQSSDPPPENPDPSAKAPIPEPPKPVLPENVPASGNGQATSAATPPLATPTVTADPSPADQPDAGDTSVRYRIRHQTRYSYAGPVAVCQNQLRMRPRPLPTVQVLRSGTTISPNPDSQETHIDYFGNEVETFSIEALHDVLVVDVDSEVQVTSLVWNDQARGVPWKQVCDDLATPIDLALFDVAEFRFASPVIPIGARYRQYAQPSFDAHESLYDAVEDLTRRIHADFRYDTTATNVDTPVHQSFDLKAGVCQDFAQVQIACLRSMGLAARYVSGYLRTLPPPGKEKLVGADESHAWLSVFVGLDHGWLDLDPTNGCIAGRDHIPICLGRDYRDVSPMRGVAIGGGTADLYVSVDVAVV